The region TCATCAGTTACTTTTTCTATTATGAATTAtcaaatatacttaaaaaaattaaataactaaaaatattaattttttcaataatttatctaGGGTGTTACTATTCTGGATGGTTggcatatattatttcatttgtaTGTAAACAATTACgacatttttccttttcctttcatatttaatttgtgattattttatattatttacaaaataaataacaaataggAAAAATAGTTACttctttaaataaatttttgataaagaattttttgattgatgaaatgcatgaaactgaacgtttctatgtttttttttcctaaaaaaacattattttgaaattagaattcatttattaaaaaccaTACATTTTAACCAGATTCACAGGTTGGGCCTTGACTCAAAGTTATGGGCTTCTGTGGAAGCTAAAGTCTTCATTTCAATCTTCATCACTTACTTTCCCTTCCTCCTTATTTCTTCGACTAGCAGATCTCCTTTAGGGTGCCAGAGTCAAACCCGTTGACCAGAGAGGGTAGGAAATGGCAAATCAAGGTGCCAAGAAGCGCAAAGAAGAGAACACCCGCCACATGGCCAATCTTCGCCGCCTCATCATTGCTTGTAATGTACGCTCTCatcttcttttataattatttcccCTAATCGTCGAAACCTGTCTTTAATCAAGTGTTCACTTGTTTGTTTTCTAATTACTTGAAATTTTTCGATTCTGATTTACTTAGATTCTGGAAGGATTTCCTTTGTAAGTATGTTTATGCTACTTTATGATGTGCAATCAGGAAATGGATAACTTAATATCTATAGATGGCATTGATTCATTTCTAATTGAATTTTAAAGGTTTTAAGCACATTTGAAATGCATCCTTAGCTCACCAATAAATGCTTCCAATTATAGTCCGGCTGCACATCTCTGTGTATGTGTTTACTGTGGATGCATTTGCCATACCCGTGAAAGTGAAAATTATCAACTTTGAAAGTTGTGGCTGGTAGCGATAACCTGGTAATGTTCGGGTGATTAACTGATCTGACATAGTAGGCATATTAAGTGCCGGCTTGGTTAGTAAACAAAGCTGATCTTATACGTCATAACCATTGGAAGTTGGAACCTATTCTTAGTGTTTAGCTTGGTAGTTTCAACAAAACTACATAGTATGTAGCAACAAAACTGCACTACATAGTATGCAGTGCCCATTTTATTTGAGCATtgcacttttttttatttgtagcTTCTGATGTCTTAGCTTTTCTTGACACACCACATCAAAGTTCTTGCAATTTTTGCTACTTTTTAGTTGATGTGGAAGAACAGAGTTGGGGTAGTTTTGCATTTTTagtactttatatttttattgtcttCATAGTTGCATTTTTTTGCTTGTTAACAATCTTACTTTATTGGATTTATGTTCCAATTTTCTATTTATGTAGGTTGTATACGTCTTGGTTAGGATGCTGATCTTCCATTCCTCATTCACATGGAAACATTGGGTTGGTCTACTTTTGACCTCTGTGGCTTACTTTATACCCTATCAACAACTTTCACAGATGGCAAAACCTGCTTATTCTGATGATGGAGAACTTCTTGACGGTGGATTTGATATGAGTACTGGTGGAATATGTGGGTAAGTTTTGTTCAATATTTTATCTCTTTTTACCTTAATTTCTATGTGtggttttgtttttagttttttattctattaaaatattaggaGGAACTTGGTTAGAAAGATGATTCTTATTACATTCTAAATTCTTTGTAAATGAGGCAGTGCACGTAACGGGGTGCATGCCTCAGGCTTATCTTAGGAAGAATATTACTGTTAGTTTCCTTTGGCTTTATTTTTGTATGGGTCCTATAATACCCTTTGATAGCTCACATGAATACATTTTTGGTGACTTATTAGtgttttattctcttttttttaatgaaaatttgtgCCCATATTTAGTGTCTTCCAATTATTGTTTCCTTATTCTATtctctttctttctattttttctaCTACTGCTGCATCAATGGTGCTGTGGATTTGGTTTTACCAGAAGTGGCTGGCAGAATGAAAGAAATATAGTTCTTAGATTGTGAATTTAGGTTTCCCTTATTCTTTTCCTATTTCTTTTACTGCTGAGTTATTTTACATGTTTATTGGAGATATTCTACTTTTCTCCCTTTAATGTGGATCTTTTTCTTGTATTTGGGTAGCTATGATTAGCTATGATATAATGTGAATCTTAATATAGAAAGACTAtatgtttattgtggggaagagATAGATTTCTTTTGTTGCTTATGAATAAAGTCCATGCCACCATAGTCATGATGATTGTGTTTGgaatataa is a window of Gossypium hirsutum isolate 1008001.06 chromosome D08, Gossypium_hirsutum_v2.1, whole genome shotgun sequence DNA encoding:
- the LOC107912730 gene encoding transmembrane protein 208 homolog, whose amino-acid sequence is MANQGAKKRKEENTRHMANLRRLIIACNVVYVLVRMLIFHSSFTWKHWVGLLLTSVAYFIPYQQLSQMAKPAYSDDGELLDGGFDMSTGGICGYLHDVIYITSFVQLMSIISDKFWYTYLVIPAFGAYKSFGFIRGFLSLGSEGEVEDEKTRKKREKMEKKASRPKLVKTRNR